The sequence GTTCAGGTTGTTCCTCTGTTAATGTGTCAGTGgtatttaatgtatttaacattttatccaatttattattatccaatttattaagtattttgtCAACAAATTTGGCAATCTTTTGATGATCTTTGTTAGAGACATTCTGAGTCATTATGTGATTAatgacattttgttttaaaacatcaCACTCATCTACATTTATAGAAACTTCTTGAGAATAACAATGATCATTGATTATTGTGGAGAGCTGAGTTTCATTCAAACGCTCTATCTCGCTCGATACTTCCTTTTTGCATCCTACCTTCTGTTCTTTGGGCTCTAAGTATCCAATACTTAGGGCTGAAACATTACTGAGACTATCATCTTCATCATTATCATAAAACTCGCCTTTAATATGTTCTTCTTCCTTCATATTGTTGGTGGCATTTTCACGATTGGTGGCATACACCTCAACTTGACACAGATCATCTTGAACATCTACATTTAGTTCGTACATGCATGATAATAACACTTCTTCTTCTTTGATAATATCCATACGGGTTTCTTCATTATTGACAGTTATATCCTCTTTCAGTGCTTCTGAAGGAGCAGCAGAACTTCCATTTTCCGTATTTAACAGATTTGGCTCAGGCACAACTTCAGGATTTTGTGTTTCCATTTCATTTTCCTCATTCGAGTGTTTATCTTCCAAAACTACATTCATTATTCCTTCAACTTCAGTCTTTTCATCTGATATTTCTTCTTTAGCCGAAGTATTTTCATCCACTGTTTCTTCATTCGCCAATGTATGTTCCGTTTCAAACATTGTGGGATCTGTATTAACTGACTGTACAACAGCATCTTGAGTAGAATTATCTTCTAAAAaactttgtattaatttttcccACATGTCGTTACAACTTTGTGCCGGAGTCGTATCCATGTCACCAGTTGGGCAATCTGTAGATAAATTGGCTTCCAATTCCTCTTGAGTAACGCTATTTAAATCGTCATCCATTATGTTGGGTGTCCTATCAAAAGGATTTAAACTAATTGTATTGGGTATATCCAATACCCTATCCAAAGTTTCTTGATCTCTGTCCATGGTGGACGAGCTATATGTGACGCTTTAAGCCGTTTAATATATTTCACAATGATTCCGCGATTTCCTGTTAGtatttaaaaagcatttttacAATATACTATATGCTCTTATCTGTGTATATACACAGTTTCCagttttattgcatttttggACTCCcttggaaaagttttttttttttttctttgagatTGTTTGATTTctttcaacttttattttttaaatgtttttgacaTTCTTTCCACGtatattttgttgaatttatataatttaacttattttttgctgcaatatgtatttaaattcacttgaaaaaaactatttttaagatttctgcctgtaaaattttgttttttgttttcctttttctaTGTGAATAGTgcgcttttattttgaaactatGTGGAATGAAACGGTATATGTAATTTGCGTAGTGCTGTGTTTTGTGGGATTTAAGTAATCGGTACAGGATTTTCAAAAGtgcgttttttgattttttgatagTTTACACGGTTTTGCACAAGCCGTATTTAACAAGATGACAGCAGTGGGGAATTGAAATAAACATAGGCGTATTcactatttttgtttgtatggaGTTTGATATAAATGCGTACCGgcgaatatttttatatgtgtagtttgacattcacccttatcgtggttggcgtaaacgtcttacgtctacgactgtttcgtactagattaaatataaaattcaaactgtttctttaatctattaCGAAACTGTCtacgtatgacgtttacgccaatcacgataagggtgattatcgcgtgctatttctataatcagcagTGCtcccgatggcaccttattaaatgcaaatATTCGCCCGAACGCAtttatgtcaaactccatatatacaaaataattgaattcGCCTTGATCGTTGCCATATCTCAGCAGTTTGTTATGTTTTCTCATTTGTAATTCAGTGCAAcgtatattaattaataattaatataccttgatTCAGtgaattaaaagatttttataaaaatcactaAGTTGTCTACATTGAACAGcgacttttattttaaaaaactcttCATCTTTATATAAATGTAATTCAGGCTAGAATGAggtcttataaaaaaaactcaccaCGAATGAACTGCTGATTATCTTGTTTGGATGTTTGAACTGTCAATTcccttgtgtttgttgtggcgtaaaaacaacaaacccaaaagcaaaaacaacaacaggtaACTTTGACAGTAcaattatcttttaacaaaaacaaagtaactGTTCTTTTTGTGCAtgtgtagttctgtcgtcaccctatataaattcgccttgttgcTGAGTTTGTTTTGATCACAGCGATGTTATTTTTTCACGTGCATTAACATTTTAACCTGTGTGAATTACAAACAATTCGAAACTTTTTACAATTAAATCATGGATATTAGTAATTCAGAGTCCATCAATAAAGATAAACAAAACatagaaatgtttaaattttttgaaaaaacaagaaAGCGAAAAACTTCAAGAACATCTCCAAAGAGTAATAAAAAAGTTAAGCCAACTACATTCCGATTGCCAATGAGAAGAACAACCAGATTAAAATCGGAAATCTTTGTAGAAAATTATCCAGAAATTTTACCAGACGGTGAATTCGATATAAGTAAGGATTTTTGTTCTACTATGTTGAAATATGAGCcggtaaaaaagaaaataaaattatctaatGCTAATCTACAAATGGAGAATGAACAATGTGATGAAATGAGTGAAACATTAAATGGAACAAATTCACTTATAGATAGTACAATAGAAAGCAAAGATCTCGAACATCCTGATAAACCCAAGAAGCGAggtagaaaacaaaaaataagtcaATTTGAAAAGATGGCCGATGATATGATTGAAACTATTGATACAAATATCATCATTGAAATGTTAAAGAACACAAGTTTAGATAAAGAAGAAGCTGAAGCAGCAACCGAAATGTCAAACACTTCTGAACGAAATATAACTGAAAATTgtgatacaaatttaaataatcctCTGAATGGTAGTGACCCACAAACAGATTTAACTAACAATGACTGTAAAGACTCTGATATCATCTCTAAACAATTCAAAAAGCGAGGAAGAAAATCGaattcagaaaatataaaacaatcacATGTAGAGGATAAACCAGAGGATAATAAAGCAGGTAGTCAAACGAAACAAACTACAGATTTACATATATCATTAACTACTAATGGTGACAATGATTTTAAGAAAGCAGCCAAAATATCTGAACTGCCCAAAAAACGGGGAagaaaaccgaaaagttttaatggAGAAACATTAAAACAATCAAATGTTGAGAATAAACCGGAGGACCAACAAACAGAGTATCAAACGAAACAAACGCATGATTCAGATTTAGGAAATATATTACATGATAAAGATTCACAAATATCATTAACTACTAATGGTGATAATGATTTAAAGAAAGCAGCCAAAACATCTGAACTACCCAAAAAACGAGGaataaaaccgaaaagtttAAATGTAGAAACATTAAAACAATCAAATGTAGAGGATAAACCGGAGGACCAACAAACAGAGTATCAAACGAAACAAACGCATGATTCAGATTTAGGAAATATATTACATGATAAAGATTCACAAATATCATTAACTACTAATGGTGATAATGATTTGAAGAAAGCAGCCAAAACATCTGAACTGCCCAAAAAACGAGGAAGAAAACCGAAAAGTTTAAATAACACACTGGTAGCAGACACAAGCGACAAAAAAACtggtatattaaaatattttaagtcaaATACTCCTACGAAGAAAATAAATACGTCAGCAACGGAAAATTTAGAATCGCTTTTAGATAATGATAGTGTTAATAATGACagtattgaaatttcaaatattatgaATATAGCTGATACTTCTTTAACAAAGTCCAAATTAAACACAAGTACAAATACGGAACCAAAAAAAAGAGGTAGACCAAAGTCTGACAAGCCACGAGTCGTAAAAGTTAATGTAGCTAGAGAATTTCAAAAGAAACCATTTACCAAAATTAGTAAGCTGACCAAAGACCAAATCAAAAAGGGTTCAATaagaaaaattcccaaaaaacgtCTTGATGATGTATTGGAAATGATTGATGATGAGGATCATCCTATTTGGCAGGAACGTAATATATCATGTAATACGTCTATTTATGATTATTGGGAACCGCGTTCAGTATCGATATCTGATCAAaatatgaaactaaaatacgCACGTCAATTTCTTTTACGTAGAGACTGGATCGGTTTGTCCAAAGTTCTATATTTATCCAATACGGAGGCAAAGACTTATTATCCTTTATTATCTaaggtaatttttattttttaaattatttttatatccacATACCATGACTGGTATGTGTATTATAAGATtacgaaatgttttttttaataatcctATCATTTATTGTCGTTTCAGTATGCTACATTATTGCTGGCACATACGGATAaggaacaatttaataaatgtatacaatttttaactaACATGAATGACAGCAGTGCTGTcatgaaaaaatgtacaaaaatatccAAGGAAAATGAAGACTAAAGCAT comes from Calliphora vicina chromosome 2, idCalVici1.1, whole genome shotgun sequence and encodes:
- the LOC135951457 gene encoding uncharacterized protein LOC135951457, whose translation is MDISNSESINKDKQNIEMFKFFEKTRKRKTSRTSPKSNKKVKPTTFRLPMRRTTRLKSEIFVENYPEILPDGEFDISKDFCSTMLKYEPVKKKIKLSNANLQMENEQCDEMSETLNGTNSLIDSTIESKDLEHPDKPKKRGRKQKISQFEKMADDMIETIDTNIIIEMLKNTSLDKEEAEAATEMSNTSERNITENCDTNLNNPLNGSDPQTDLTNNDCKDSDIISKQFKKRGRKSNSENIKQSHVEDKPEDNKAGSQTKQTTDLHISLTTNGDNDFKKAAKISELPKKRGRKPKSFNGETLKQSNVENKPEDQQTEYQTKQTHDSDLGNILHDKDSQISLTTNGDNDLKKAAKTSELPKKRGIKPKSLNVETLKQSNVEDKPEDQQTEYQTKQTHDSDLGNILHDKDSQISLTTNGDNDLKKAAKTSELPKKRGRKPKSLNNTLVADTSDKKTGILKYFKSNTPTKKINTSATENLESLLDNDSVNNDSIEISNIMNIADTSLTKSKLNTSTNTEPKKRGRPKSDKPRVVKVNVAREFQKKPFTKISKLTKDQIKKGSIRKIPKKRLDDVLEMIDDEDHPIWQERNISCNTSIYDYWEPRSVSISDQNMKLKYARQFLLRRDWIGLSKVLYLSNTEAKTYYPLLSKYATLLLAHTDKEQFNKCIQFLTNMNDSSAVMKKCTKISKENED